A genomic window from Caldicellulosiruptor kronotskyensis 2002 includes:
- the spoVG gene encoding septation regulator SpoVG — MQVTDVRIRKITNEGRMKAIVSVTFDNCFVVHDIKIIEGQNGLFIAMPSRKTPEGEFKDIAHPINQETRDMVQKAVIEKYEAVISAGE; from the coding sequence ATGCAGGTGACAGATGTTAGGATTAGAAAGATTACAAACGAAGGAAGAATGAAGGCTATTGTATCTGTGACATTTGACAATTGTTTTGTTGTTCATGACATCAAAATTATCGAGGGGCAAAACGGGCTTTTCATTGCTATGCCAAGCCGCAAAACACCTGAGGGCGAATTTAAAGATATTGCTCATCCAATAAACCAGGAGACGCGAGACATGGTTCAAAAAGCTGTGATTGAGAAGTATGAAGCTGTTATCTCAGCTGGAGAATAA
- the purR gene encoding pur operon repressor, which translates to MQKIGKQERLIFITSTLVQNPMKLFSLTFFCEKLSCAKSTLSEDIDLISQIFEQTGQGRLETVSGAAGGVYYIPIMKKEEELEFLEFLKNDLQNPERIVSGGFVYINDIVFNPEIIKKAARIFVRLFLEKDIDYIATVEAKGIALASYVAQYFNKPLVVARNSSKFTEGSTVNISYISGTTGKIETMTMAKKSIKRGAKVLFIDDFMRGGGTVRGMKELLSEFESSLVGVGVLIATKDKKSVDVDYKSLLILEELDAENKKIIFSINPQVIS; encoded by the coding sequence TTGCAAAAGATTGGTAAACAAGAGCGGCTCATTTTTATAACAAGCACACTTGTGCAAAATCCGATGAAACTTTTTAGTCTTACTTTTTTTTGTGAAAAACTCAGCTGCGCAAAATCCACATTGAGTGAGGATATAGATTTGATATCTCAAATATTCGAGCAAACAGGGCAGGGAAGGCTTGAAACAGTTAGCGGTGCTGCGGGTGGAGTTTATTATATTCCTATTATGAAAAAAGAGGAAGAACTGGAGTTTTTAGAGTTTCTCAAAAATGATTTGCAAAATCCTGAAAGAATTGTGTCAGGCGGGTTTGTATATATAAACGACATTGTCTTTAATCCTGAAATTATAAAAAAGGCTGCCAGAATATTTGTAAGGTTATTTTTAGAAAAAGATATAGATTACATTGCCACTGTTGAGGCAAAAGGTATAGCTTTGGCATCGTATGTTGCCCAGTATTTCAATAAACCTTTGGTTGTTGCGAGAAACTCAAGCAAGTTTACAGAAGGATCAACTGTCAATATTTCGTATATTTCTGGTACAACTGGTAAAATTGAAACAATGACAATGGCAAAAAAGTCTATAAAAAGAGGTGCAAAGGTACTGTTTATAGACGATTTTATGCGCGGCGGTGGAACAGTGCGAGGCATGAAAGAATTACTTTCAGAGTTTGAGTCAAGTTTAGTTGGTGTTGGGGTGCTCATTGCAACAAAAGACAAAAAGTCTGTTGATGTGGATTACAAAAGCCTCTTGATTCTTGAGGAACTTGATGCCGAAAATAAAAAAATTATCTTTTCTATCAACCCTCAGGTTATTTCATAA
- a CDS encoding divergent polysaccharide deacetylase family protein codes for MRFKRYILVIIERTKLCKFFIPFLALFCCITLLLVYLFYNPKPKIKEAASQTLSYVAIIFEDAGMDEEEVQKLLSINVPFDIAIIPFLPFSNKISLASYEKGKEVILHLSMEPEDQDTIWLCPRSIMNSTPDDEIEKIFKDALANVAYSKGLSIHLGTLVCKNERIVKKLSAIAKENNLFIVDSTFSSESLFAKIGKQMGLQVVIPDIVLDSRNELKPIQDKFNLLFNIAKKKGFAVAIGHLGTDGGITTIEAFKQTIQKAEKENIKFVFVSEILKFQKENIK; via the coding sequence ATGAGATTTAAAAGATATATCCTTGTGATAATAGAAAGAACAAAGCTATGCAAGTTCTTTATACCCTTTCTTGCTCTTTTTTGCTGTATTACATTACTGCTTGTGTATCTTTTCTACAATCCGAAACCAAAAATAAAAGAAGCTGCCAGCCAAACATTATCATATGTTGCTATTATTTTCGAAGATGCTGGAATGGATGAGGAAGAAGTACAAAAGCTTTTGAGTATAAACGTACCGTTTGATATTGCCATAATTCCTTTTTTGCCTTTTTCAAACAAGATATCACTTGCCTCTTATGAAAAAGGAAAAGAAGTTATTCTTCACCTATCGATGGAACCTGAAGATCAAGATACCATTTGGCTCTGTCCAAGAAGTATAATGAATTCAACGCCAGATGATGAGATTGAAAAAATTTTCAAAGATGCTCTGGCAAATGTAGCATATAGCAAAGGACTGAGCATTCATCTTGGTACACTTGTCTGCAAAAATGAAAGAATAGTAAAAAAGCTTTCTGCTATTGCTAAAGAAAATAATTTGTTTATAGTAGACTCTACCTTTTCCTCAGAGTCACTCTTTGCAAAAATAGGAAAGCAGATGGGACTTCAAGTAGTCATACCAGACATTGTACTTGATTCAAGAAATGAGCTAAAACCAATACAAGACAAGTTTAATCTTCTTTTTAACATAGCAAAGAAGAAAGGATTTGCAGTGGCAATAGGTCACCTTGGAACAGATGGTGGTATCACAACAATTGAAGCATTCAAGCAGACCATTCAAAAGGCTGAAAAAGAAAATATAAAGTTTGTATTTGTTTCAGAGATTTTAAAGTTTCAAAAGGAAAATATTAAGTAA